A stretch of the Haloplanus aerogenes genome encodes the following:
- a CDS encoding proton-conducting transporter transmembrane domain-containing protein: MSDTLVPLLVAVPLLGALLTVASGLVTERGPPAVAAGVLTVQTALAAWIGSRAIADGPLSNEVGGFVAPYGIELVVDGLSAVVVVLVAAVSLVVLVYTVRDDPGGAAFYTEYLLLVTGLSGMSVTGDVFNLYVFLEISGLATYALVASAGDGRSAVAALKYLLFGTVAASLYLLGVGYALVATGTLNMADLSVELAQAGYDSPLVLASFGFIVVGLATKTALFPLHTWQPDAYNDAPDSVSALIAALVSTVAAYALLRILYTVYTPAFFEAVPVARDALVVFACVSIVVGSVLAVAQSEVKRMLAYSSVSQYGLVVVGLAIGTPAAVFGAIVHLVGHAIMKGGLFVAAGTIDDLTGATTAEEYAGLAGRFPVLGGASAALMLAMVGVPPAVGFAGKWYIALGAVRAGTWPVAVVIFASTLLTLAYFAILVERMFVAPASASMQAATDGGSERLGGPATPPRGVLALIIGAAVVALILGLAVTDLQTALQPTIDSLLS; encoded by the coding sequence ATGAGTGACACGCTCGTTCCCCTCCTCGTCGCGGTTCCCCTCCTCGGTGCGCTCCTCACCGTCGCGTCGGGGCTAGTGACCGAGCGGGGCCCACCGGCCGTCGCCGCGGGTGTCCTCACCGTCCAGACGGCCCTCGCGGCGTGGATCGGCTCCCGCGCGATCGCCGACGGCCCGCTGTCGAACGAGGTGGGCGGTTTCGTCGCCCCCTACGGGATCGAACTCGTCGTCGACGGCCTGTCGGCGGTCGTGGTCGTCCTCGTCGCCGCCGTCTCGCTCGTCGTCCTCGTCTACACCGTCCGCGACGACCCCGGTGGCGCCGCGTTCTACACCGAATATCTCCTCCTCGTGACGGGGCTGTCGGGCATGAGCGTCACTGGCGACGTGTTCAACCTGTACGTCTTCCTCGAAATCTCGGGGCTGGCGACGTACGCGCTCGTCGCCAGCGCCGGTGACGGCCGGTCGGCCGTCGCGGCGCTCAAGTACCTCCTGTTCGGCACCGTCGCCGCCTCGCTGTATCTGCTCGGCGTCGGCTACGCGCTGGTGGCGACGGGGACGCTCAACATGGCCGACCTCTCGGTGGAACTCGCGCAGGCGGGCTACGACTCGCCGCTCGTCCTCGCCTCCTTCGGGTTCATCGTCGTCGGCCTCGCCACCAAGACGGCGCTGTTCCCCTTGCACACGTGGCAACCAGACGCCTACAACGACGCGCCGGACAGCGTGAGCGCGCTCATCGCCGCCCTCGTCTCCACCGTGGCGGCCTACGCCCTCCTGCGCATCCTGTACACCGTCTACACGCCCGCCTTCTTCGAGGCCGTGCCCGTCGCCCGGGACGCCCTCGTCGTCTTCGCGTGCGTGAGCATCGTCGTCGGGAGCGTCCTCGCCGTCGCGCAGTCGGAGGTCAAGCGGATGCTCGCCTACTCCTCCGTCTCGCAGTACGGCCTCGTGGTGGTGGGGCTGGCCATCGGCACCCCTGCCGCCGTCTTCGGCGCCATCGTCCACCTCGTCGGCCACGCGATCATGAAGGGTGGGCTGTTCGTCGCTGCCGGCACTATCGACGACCTGACCGGTGCGACGACGGCCGAGGAGTACGCCGGCCTCGCGGGCCGATTCCCCGTCCTCGGGGGGGCGAGCGCCGCCCTCATGCTCGCCATGGTGGGCGTCCCGCCTGCCGTCGGCTTCGCCGGCAAGTGGTACATCGCGCTCGGCGCCGTCCGGGCAGGGACGTGGCCCGTCGCCGTCGTCATCTTCGCGTCGACGCTCCTGACGCTCGCGTACTTCGCCATCCTCGTCGAACGGATGTTCGTCGCGCCGGCCTCGGCGAGCATGCAGGCCGCGACCGACGGCGGGTCGGAGCGTCTCGGCGGACCGGCGACGCCGCCGCGTGGCGTCCTCGCGCTGATCATCGGCGCCGCCGTCGTCGCCCTCATTCTCGGCCTCGCCGTGACCGACCTGCAGACCGCACTTCAGCCGACCATCGATAGCCTCCTCTCATGA
- a CDS encoding MnhB domain-containing protein, producing MSERDRGTEPAAEGEEGELSRPATERPPYVESTIIMTTVRVIAPFVLTLGAFVMLHGASSAGGGFQGGVIAATTVVMLGFAFGIEPIAAHLRNEHLALLVLVGLGTFLSIGLGGYLVGENFLQVSAYETLVHHGSKYSIELVEVGIGLVVSGVISGLFFLLGTGLDTARDATEPGTEEDR from the coding sequence ATGAGCGAGCGTGATCGCGGCACCGAACCGGCCGCGGAGGGCGAGGAGGGAGAGCTCTCCCGCCCCGCGACCGAACGTCCGCCGTACGTCGAGAGCACGATCATCATGACGACGGTCCGGGTGATCGCCCCCTTCGTCCTCACGCTCGGTGCGTTCGTGATGCTCCACGGCGCGAGTTCCGCCGGCGGCGGGTTCCAGGGCGGCGTCATCGCCGCGACGACCGTCGTCATGCTCGGCTTCGCGTTCGGTATCGAACCCATTGCGGCCCACCTGCGAAACGAACACCTCGCCCTCCTCGTCCTCGTCGGGCTGGGAACGTTCCTCAGCATCGGACTGGGGGGTTACCTCGTCGGAGAGAACTTCCTGCAGGTCTCCGCATACGAGACGCTAGTCCACCATGGTAGCAAGTACAGCATCGAACTGGTCGAAGTCGGTATCGGCCTCGTCGTCTCCGGCGTCATCTCCGGCCTCTTCTTCCTGCTGGGGACGGGGCTCGACACCGCCCGCGACGCGACCGAACCCGGCACGGAGGAGGATCGCTGA
- the mnhG gene encoding monovalent cation/H(+) antiporter subunit G: MTPLEILAAAFVAVGTFFGFVATVGIIRLPDLYSRLHAASKSDTLGSVLSLAGIAVVFGITTESMKLVFLLVFLFVTSPTAAHAIARAAKEQEVEPAGENAWLDENDAESEGEGGER, encoded by the coding sequence ATGACGCCGCTGGAGATTCTGGCAGCCGCCTTCGTCGCCGTCGGGACGTTCTTCGGCTTCGTCGCCACCGTGGGCATCATCCGCCTGCCCGACCTCTACTCGCGCCTGCACGCGGCGTCGAAAAGCGACACGCTCGGCTCCGTGCTGTCGCTCGCCGGCATCGCCGTCGTCTTCGGGATCACCACCGAGTCGATGAAACTCGTGTTCCTGCTCGTCTTCCTGTTCGTGACGAGTCCGACCGCCGCCCACGCCATCGCCCGGGCGGCGAAAGAGCAGGAGGTCGAACCCGCCGGCGAGAACGCGTGGCTCGACGAGAACGACGCCGAGAGCGAGGGCGAAGGGGGGGAGCGATGA
- a CDS encoding type II toxin-antitoxin system RatA family toxin — translation MDRIHVSTVVCLPVEEVYEFLVDFPRYARYSEYLTDVRAEGDGSPGTRYHLRFAWWKLSYTAHTEVTEADPPTRLDWRVVKDLDARGNWRVEPLDSVPPGLPADAETACRVHFDVVFDPGSAGDGMLDLPRFVSLDWVVRKVKPILLEEVERVVQRVVADLEGRRREVELVVHEEPGGS, via the coding sequence GTGGACCGTATCCACGTCAGCACGGTCGTCTGCCTCCCGGTCGAGGAGGTGTACGAGTTCCTCGTCGACTTTCCACGGTACGCCCGTTACTCGGAGTATCTGACCGACGTGCGTGCGGAGGGCGACGGCTCGCCGGGGACGCGCTACCATCTGCGCTTCGCGTGGTGGAAGCTCTCCTACACCGCCCACACCGAAGTGACGGAGGCCGACCCGCCGACGCGACTCGACTGGCGGGTGGTGAAAGACCTCGACGCGCGGGGGAACTGGCGCGTCGAACCGCTCGACTCGGTGCCGCCCGGTCTGCCCGCGGACGCGGAGACGGCGTGTCGCGTCCACTTCGACGTCGTCTTCGACCCCGGCTCCGCGGGCGACGGGATGCTGGATCTCCCCCGGTTCGTCTCGCTCGACTGGGTCGTTCGGAAGGTAAAACCGATTCTGCTCGAGGAGGTCGAGCGCGTCGTCCAGCGTGTCGTCGCGGACCTCGAAGGCCGGCGGCGGGAGGTCGAGTTGGTCGTTCACGAGGAGCCGGGAGGGTCCTGA
- a CDS encoding sodium:proton antiporter — protein MIELLTTKYTYLVVVALLAIGAYVMIESDNFVKKIIGLNIFQTGIFVFFISAAFRTGGRSPVVQSGGGGGPFVSPLPHVLILTAIVVGVSLTAVALGLVVRIYESYGTINEDTLEEVLANE, from the coding sequence ATGATCGAATTGCTCACCACGAAGTACACGTACCTCGTCGTGGTCGCGCTCCTCGCCATCGGCGCGTACGTCATGATCGAGAGCGACAACTTCGTGAAGAAGATCATCGGCCTGAACATCTTCCAGACGGGTATCTTCGTGTTCTTCATCTCCGCGGCCTTCCGCACGGGCGGCCGGTCGCCGGTCGTCCAGTCCGGCGGTGGCGGCGGTCCCTTCGTCTCTCCCCTGCCGCACGTGCTGATCCTGACCGCCATCGTCGTCGGCGTGAGTCTGACCGCCGTGGCGCTCGGCCTCGTCGTCCGCATCTACGAGAGCTACGGCACCATCAACGAGGACACGCTGGAGGAGGTGCTGGCGAATGAGTGA
- the coaBC gene encoding bifunctional phosphopantothenoylcysteine decarboxylase/phosphopantothenate--cysteine ligase CoaBC, translating into MLEDTNVALGVTGSIAAVTVVELAHELRRQGASVRAVTTPSAQGIVHPWALQFATGHDPVTEITGAVEHVDLCGREGWADVLLIAPATANTVGKIAAAVDDTPVTTCATTALGADVPVVIAPAMHEPMYDHPGVLDAIDRVESWGVDFVDPRIEEGKAKIASEEAIVTATARATTPATLADRHVVVTSGATTESIDPIRTLSNRASGRTGRAVARACYVRGADVTLVHDGPDVPYADVRPVESAAEMLDATRSAIEGAGGNGPADALVSAAAIGDFTVETASEKIRSGEPLTLELEPTPKLLDTIREAHPDLTMVGFKAETSGDDDAMIERAQDLRDRVDLAFVVANDATMMGGDETRALFVRADEAATYTGSKTGLGARVAASLAAEFD; encoded by the coding sequence ATGCTGGAGGACACCAACGTCGCCCTCGGCGTCACCGGGAGCATCGCGGCGGTGACCGTGGTGGAACTCGCCCACGAACTCCGGCGACAGGGGGCGAGCGTCCGTGCCGTCACGACACCGAGCGCGCAGGGGATCGTCCACCCGTGGGCGCTCCAGTTCGCGACCGGCCACGATCCGGTGACGGAGATCACGGGCGCGGTCGAACACGTCGATCTCTGTGGTCGGGAGGGCTGGGCCGACGTACTCCTGATCGCGCCAGCGACGGCGAACACGGTGGGGAAGATCGCCGCCGCCGTCGACGACACGCCCGTCACGACGTGTGCGACGACCGCCCTCGGCGCCGACGTGCCGGTCGTGATCGCCCCCGCCATGCACGAACCCATGTACGACCACCCCGGCGTCCTCGACGCCATCGACCGCGTCGAGTCGTGGGGCGTCGACTTCGTCGATCCCCGAATCGAGGAAGGGAAGGCGAAAATTGCGAGCGAGGAAGCCATCGTCACCGCGACGGCACGAGCGACGACGCCCGCGACGCTGGCGGATCGCCACGTCGTCGTCACCAGCGGCGCGACGACGGAGTCGATCGATCCGATCCGGACGCTCTCGAACCGCGCCTCCGGACGAACGGGCCGCGCCGTCGCCCGCGCCTGCTACGTCCGCGGCGCGGACGTGACGCTCGTCCACGACGGCCCGGACGTACCCTACGCCGACGTGCGACCGGTCGAAAGCGCCGCGGAGATGCTCGACGCCACGCGGTCGGCCATCGAAGGTGCAGGCGGGAACGGTCCGGCCGACGCCCTCGTCTCCGCCGCGGCCATCGGTGACTTCACCGTCGAGACGGCGTCCGAGAAGATCCGCTCGGGCGAGCCTCTGACGCTCGAACTCGAACCCACGCCGAAACTTCTCGACACGATCCGGGAGGCCCACCCTGACCTGACGATGGTGGGATTCAAGGCCGAGACCAGCGGCGACGACGACGCGATGATCGAACGCGCACAGGACCTCCGCGACCGGGTCGACCTCGCCTTCGTCGTCGCCAACGACGCGACGATGATGGGCGGCGACGAGACGCGGGCGCTGTTCGTCCGCGCCGACGAAGCGGCGACGTACACGGGATCGAAGACCGGCCTCGGCGCTCGCGTCGCGGCCAGCCTCGCGGCCGAATTCGACTGA
- a CDS encoding monovalent cation/H+ antiporter subunit E — MVADHGDVLVPVGDSETLRRTVAYAVEQAYESAAETGESVTIHFVYPARWRIFETDRDDITIANELLNRVVVWAEEDLDELVGEDAPKPVNVESATVGTSEYVFSPGDFADVISRYADANGVERIVVDPSFRPGGSVPILRSFEEELAQRGFDVFEAPVTRQTRRRLPFTDIGLPEFFLVYAVSFLFYLALGGWHVTDLYEVVTGAATAGVVTLTLSRVALKSELPDLRLIGMSLVRLAAYTPILLWEIAKANVALAYVVLHPRLPIDPRIVEFDAAVWGDMPVTTLANSITLTPGTLTIDVSRQHFLVHALIPEAEDDLLEGTLERLVRFVFYGRDSASIASPRERLDDGEEEN; from the coding sequence ATGGTGGCTGACCACGGCGACGTACTCGTCCCCGTCGGCGACTCGGAGACGCTCCGACGGACGGTCGCGTACGCGGTCGAACAGGCCTACGAGTCGGCCGCCGAGACGGGGGAATCGGTGACGATTCACTTCGTCTACCCCGCCCGCTGGCGTATTTTCGAGACCGACCGTGATGACATCACTATCGCGAACGAACTGCTCAACCGGGTCGTCGTCTGGGCCGAGGAGGACCTCGACGAACTGGTCGGCGAGGACGCACCGAAACCCGTCAACGTCGAGTCCGCGACCGTGGGCACGAGCGAGTACGTCTTCAGCCCCGGCGACTTCGCGGACGTGATCAGCCGGTACGCCGACGCGAACGGGGTCGAACGGATCGTCGTCGATCCCTCTTTCCGTCCCGGCGGGAGCGTCCCGATCCTGCGCTCGTTCGAGGAGGAACTCGCCCAGCGGGGGTTCGACGTGTTCGAGGCGCCGGTCACGCGCCAGACGCGTCGGCGCCTGCCGTTCACCGACATCGGCCTTCCGGAATTTTTCCTCGTGTACGCCGTCTCCTTCCTGTTCTATCTCGCGCTCGGCGGGTGGCACGTCACCGACCTGTACGAGGTGGTGACGGGTGCCGCGACGGCGGGCGTCGTCACCCTCACGCTCTCGCGGGTAGCGCTCAAGAGCGAACTGCCGGACCTCCGGCTCATCGGCATGAGCCTCGTCCGCCTCGCGGCGTACACGCCGATCCTCCTCTGGGAGATTGCCAAGGCGAACGTCGCGCTCGCGTACGTGGTGTTGCATCCGCGCCTCCCCATCGACCCACGGATCGTCGAGTTCGACGCCGCGGTGTGGGGCGACATGCCCGTCACCACGCTCGCCAACTCGATCACGCTGACGCCGGGGACGCTCACCATCGACGTGAGCCGGCAGCACTTCCTCGTCCACGCGCTGATTCCGGAGGCTGAGGACGACCTGCTCGAAGGAACGCTCGAACGGCTGGTCCGGTTCGTCTTCTACGGCCGCGACTCGGCGAGCATCGCCTCACCACGCGAACGACTCGACGACGGCGAGGAGGAGAACTGA
- a CDS encoding proton-conducting transporter transmembrane domain-containing protein — protein sequence MTDIASLRPALAVAIAAVAVVPILASGRRPNVREGWTVIAAASAFALVASMLPAAIGGTTYVSHLGTLVAGVELSLQADPLGLLFATVASLLWLITSFYSIGYMRGLSEHAQTRYFASFAASVAAALGVAMASNLVTLFVFYELLTVATYPLVTHDETAEARAAGRKYLAYTFGGGVAVLAGTVMVATMAGTTAFTAGGIAGLANADPVLARAAFVLLIGGFGVKAALMPLHSWLPDAMVAPTPVSGLLHAVAVVKSGVFGIARVVLDVYGVDLTGSLGMGLPLAVVAAATLLIASVIALRQNNLKRRLAYSTVSQLSYIVLGIAVLDPQSIVGGLLHIPAHAFMKLTLFFTAGAIHVETHTDDISEMAGIGKRMPLTMLAFGVAAAGMAGIPLVAGFVSKWYLLIGSVSAGQSIFAVVLLLSGVLNIAYFWPVFYQAFFESEDATDAKPLIEFPLGGEERSIRPEAAAPEPDPVTDGGHEHDDGGPEDAPHGGHESHHGGPPADGWERRGWRGGESTWFMLGPILAAMTGAVVLGVIPRTAVFLRLIEVIVAAATGVGV from the coding sequence ATGACCGACATCGCCTCACTCAGACCGGCTCTGGCCGTCGCCATCGCGGCGGTGGCCGTCGTACCGATCCTCGCCTCCGGCCGCCGGCCAAACGTCCGCGAGGGGTGGACCGTCATCGCGGCGGCGAGCGCCTTCGCCCTCGTCGCCAGCATGCTCCCCGCCGCCATCGGCGGGACGACCTACGTCTCCCACCTCGGGACGCTCGTCGCCGGCGTCGAACTCTCGCTGCAGGCCGACCCGCTCGGCCTCCTCTTTGCCACCGTCGCCAGTCTCCTGTGGCTCATCACGAGTTTCTACAGCATCGGCTACATGCGCGGCCTCTCCGAACACGCCCAGACCCGCTACTTCGCGTCCTTCGCCGCGAGCGTCGCCGCCGCCCTCGGCGTCGCCATGGCCTCCAACCTCGTCACCCTCTTCGTCTTCTACGAACTGCTGACGGTGGCGACGTACCCGCTCGTCACCCACGACGAGACGGCGGAAGCGCGGGCCGCCGGCCGAAAATACTTGGCCTACACCTTCGGCGGCGGCGTCGCCGTCCTCGCGGGTACGGTCATGGTCGCCACGATGGCCGGCACGACGGCGTTCACCGCGGGCGGTATCGCCGGCCTCGCGAACGCCGATCCGGTCCTCGCACGGGCGGCGTTCGTCCTCCTGATCGGTGGCTTCGGCGTGAAGGCGGCGCTCATGCCCCTCCACTCGTGGCTGCCCGACGCGATGGTGGCGCCGACGCCCGTCTCCGGCCTGCTCCACGCCGTCGCCGTCGTCAAGAGCGGGGTGTTCGGCATCGCGCGCGTCGTCCTCGACGTGTACGGCGTCGACCTCACCGGCTCGCTCGGGATGGGCCTCCCCCTCGCCGTCGTCGCCGCCGCCACCCTCCTGATCGCTAGCGTCATCGCGCTCCGGCAGAACAACCTCAAGCGCCGGCTGGCGTACTCGACGGTGAGTCAGCTCTCTTACATCGTCCTCGGCATCGCCGTCCTCGACCCGCAGTCCATCGTCGGCGGCCTCCTCCACATCCCCGCCCACGCGTTCATGAAGCTCACCCTCTTCTTCACCGCCGGCGCCATCCACGTCGAGACCCACACCGACGACATCAGCGAGATGGCGGGCATCGGGAAACGGATGCCGCTGACGATGCTCGCCTTCGGCGTCGCCGCCGCGGGCATGGCCGGCATCCCCCTCGTCGCCGGCTTCGTCAGCAAGTGGTACCTCCTGATCGGTAGCGTGAGCGCCGGCCAGAGCATCTTCGCCGTCGTCCTCCTGCTCTCGGGCGTCCTCAACATCGCGTACTTCTGGCCCGTCTTCTATCAGGCCTTCTTCGAGAGCGAGGACGCCACGGACGCCAAGCCGCTGATCGAGTTCCCGCTCGGCGGTGAGGAGCGGTCGATCCGGCCGGAGGCGGCGGCGCCGGAGCCCGATCCGGTGACGGATGGTGGACACGAACACGACGACGGCGGTCCCGAGGATGCCCCCCACGGCGGCCACGAGAGCCACCACGGCGGCCCGCCCGCCGACGGCTGGGAACGCCGTGGCTGGCGCGGCGGCGAGAGCACGTGGTTCATGCTCGGACCCATCCTCGCGGCGATGACGGGCGCCGTCGTCCTCGGCGTGATTCCGCGAACCGCCGTCTTCCTCCGCCTGATCGAGGTCATCGTCGCCGCGGCGACGGGGGTGGGCGTCTGA
- a CDS encoding DUF4040 domain-containing protein, giving the protein MSSSLLVAGVLLFMLGSALAAAVLQDVVGSIVAFAGYSFGVAVLWAFLRAPDVALTEAAVGAGITTVLFLLTIARTTVSRSDRFERISLRSGLAVVAIVVTVGATVPALPPVGAAGTPVLDGAVSQYYLDNAYEQTGVTNVVTAVLVGYRGFDTLGEAAVVFAAGVAMLLVLRREAFL; this is encoded by the coding sequence ATGAGTTCGTCGCTGCTCGTCGCGGGCGTCCTCCTGTTCATGCTGGGGAGCGCCCTCGCCGCCGCCGTCCTTCAGGACGTAGTCGGGAGCATCGTCGCCTTCGCCGGCTACAGCTTCGGCGTCGCCGTCCTCTGGGCGTTCCTCCGCGCGCCCGACGTGGCGCTCACCGAGGCGGCCGTCGGCGCCGGCATCACCACCGTCCTCTTCCTGCTCACCATCGCTCGCACGACCGTCTCCCGGTCCGACCGGTTCGAGAGGATCAGCCTCCGCTCCGGCCTAGCCGTCGTCGCCATCGTCGTCACGGTCGGCGCGACGGTGCCGGCGCTTCCCCCCGTCGGCGCCGCCGGCACCCCCGTCCTCGACGGCGCAGTGAGCCAGTACTACCTCGACAACGCGTACGAACAGACCGGCGTGACCAACGTCGTGACAGCTGTCCTCGTCGGCTACCGTGGGTTCGACACGCTCGGCGAGGCGGCCGTCGTCTTCGCGGCCGGCGTGGCGATGTTGCTCGTCCTCCGGCGGGAGGCGTTCCTATGA
- the trkA gene encoding Trk system potassium transporter TrkA, with product MRVIIVGAGQVGSSIAADLAGTHDIVVVDRDGDRVEDLTYSLDVLTVQGDGTSLSTLEEAGVDEADMVIASTDDDETNIVICSTTRAVSDAFTVARVKNTEYLRTWERSERAFGIDFIVCTNLLAAESIVRVVGIPAARDVDSFAGGSVQMAEFEIPPGSPVTDQTVAEADRFEELTFAAILRDDDLEIARGDSVLHERDRVVVIGDPDAVRGFATTIAPDEPPGTAEEVVIVGGSEIGYHVARLLGDRGFKPRLIEQDAERARQLAEDLPNAIVMESDATDIDFLEREHVGDADFVVAALDSDEKNLLVSLLARRLGVDRTVAVIDTSEYVELFEAVGVDVGVNPREVVAEEITRFTREGGAENVAIIESDRAEVLEIEVDTESILANRPIHESVSDLPTGVVIGAITRGESFITPRGDTVIQPGDHVVVFLDACIVDDVTPKL from the coding sequence GTGCGCGTAATCATCGTCGGCGCGGGACAGGTCGGTTCGAGCATCGCGGCCGACCTCGCCGGCACGCACGACATCGTCGTGGTGGACCGGGACGGAGACCGGGTCGAGGACTTGACTTACTCGCTCGACGTGCTGACCGTTCAGGGGGACGGCACGTCGCTGTCGACGCTGGAGGAGGCGGGCGTCGACGAGGCCGACATGGTCATCGCCAGTACCGACGACGACGAGACGAACATCGTCATCTGTTCGACCACGCGCGCCGTGAGCGACGCGTTCACGGTCGCCCGCGTGAAGAACACGGAGTACCTGCGGACGTGGGAGCGCTCCGAACGCGCGTTCGGCATCGACTTCATCGTGTGTACGAACCTGCTCGCCGCCGAGTCCATCGTCCGCGTCGTCGGCATCCCGGCCGCCCGCGACGTGGACTCCTTCGCGGGCGGGAGCGTCCAGATGGCGGAGTTCGAGATCCCGCCGGGGAGTCCGGTGACGGACCAGACGGTCGCGGAGGCCGACCGGTTCGAGGAACTCACGTTCGCCGCCATCCTCCGGGACGACGACCTCGAAATCGCGCGCGGGGACTCGGTCCTCCACGAACGCGACCGGGTGGTAGTGATCGGAGATCCCGACGCTGTCCGCGGGTTCGCGACCACCATCGCGCCGGACGAACCGCCGGGAACGGCGGAGGAAGTCGTCATCGTCGGCGGGAGCGAAATCGGCTACCACGTCGCCCGGCTACTCGGTGATCGGGGGTTCAAACCGCGGTTGATCGAGCAAGACGCCGAGCGCGCCCGCCAACTCGCCGAAGACCTCCCGAACGCCATCGTCATGGAGAGCGACGCCACCGACATCGACTTCCTGGAGCGCGAACACGTCGGCGACGCCGACTTCGTCGTCGCGGCGCTGGATTCGGACGAGAAGAACCTGCTCGTCTCGCTTCTGGCGCGGCGACTCGGCGTGGATCGGACGGTCGCCGTCATCGACACGTCCGAGTACGTCGAACTGTTCGAGGCAGTGGGCGTCGACGTGGGTGTCAACCCGCGCGAGGTGGTCGCGGAGGAGATCACGCGGTTCACCCGCGAGGGCGGCGCGGAGAACGTCGCCATCATCGAGAGCGACCGCGCCGAAGTGCTGGAAATCGAGGTGGACACGGAGAGCATCCTCGCGAACCGCCCGATCCACGAGTCGGTGAGCGACCTCCCCACGGGCGTCGTCATCGGCGCGATCACCCGTGGCGAGTCCTTCATCACGCCCCGTGGCGACACCGTGATTCAGCCCGGCGATCACGTCGTGGTCTTCCTCGACGCGTGCATCGTCGACGACGTGACGCCGAAACTGTAG
- a CDS encoding cation:proton antiporter, whose translation MSPTLSTIFLTAAGAFALFAVALLYRVVRGPTTQDRIVAINVVGTNTVIVIALVSVAFGEYGYLDVALVYALLNFVMSIAVSKFTVEWGGVI comes from the coding sequence ATCTCGCCGACGCTATCGACCATCTTCCTCACCGCCGCGGGCGCCTTCGCCCTCTTCGCGGTCGCCCTCCTCTACCGGGTGGTGCGCGGCCCGACCACGCAGGACCGCATCGTCGCCATCAACGTCGTCGGGACGAACACGGTCATCGTCATCGCGCTGGTGAGTGTCGCCTTCGGCGAGTACGGCTACCTCGACGTGGCGCTCGTCTACGCCCTGCTCAACTTCGTCATGAGCATCGCCGTCTCGAAGTTCACGGTCGAGTGGGGTGGGGTCATATGA
- a CDS encoding methyltransferase domain-containing protein has product MPDPFACALRDHYLGERTAPLRVHGDDASREHPIEAFYFGDPTDDDALPWIESWLDGPLVDLGAGVGRDALYFQRQFETVAVEVDDLLVETMRDRGVEDARHGDLFALRETAPESRFRSALIRGTQLGLAGSLATLSETLTALAAVTTADATAVVDGYDPGHSGTADLVGYHPDPRPGLARRRLQFEYEGVRGNPLHFLLFAPERLRTVAAPEWSVVAVDYPSSADTGYYRAALRAE; this is encoded by the coding sequence GTGCCCGATCCGTTCGCCTGCGCCCTCCGTGACCACTACCTCGGCGAGCGAACGGCGCCGCTCCGCGTCCACGGCGACGACGCGTCCCGCGAACACCCAATCGAGGCGTTCTACTTCGGCGATCCGACCGACGACGACGCGCTCCCGTGGATCGAGTCGTGGCTCGACGGCCCGCTGGTCGACCTCGGCGCCGGCGTCGGCCGCGACGCCCTGTACTTCCAGCGCCAGTTCGAGACGGTCGCCGTCGAAGTCGACGACCTGCTCGTCGAGACGATGCGTGACCGCGGCGTCGAGGACGCCCGCCACGGCGACCTGTTCGCCCTCCGCGAGACGGCTCCCGAGAGCCGGTTCCGATCCGCGCTGATCCGGGGGACACAACTCGGCCTCGCGGGGTCGCTGGCGACACTCAGCGAGACGCTCACCGCCCTCGCGGCCGTGACGACGGCCGACGCGACGGCGGTCGTCGACGGTTACGATCCCGGCCACTCCGGCACGGCCGACCTCGTCGGCTACCACCCCGATCCGCGGCCGGGACTCGCCCGACGACGGCTGCAGTTCGAGTACGAAGGCGTCCGCGGCAACCCGCTCCACTTCCTGCTGTTCGCTCCCGAGCGACTGCGTACCGTCGCCGCGCCCGAGTGGTCCGTCGTCGCCGTCGACTATCCCTCGTCGGCCGATACGGGGTACTACCGGGCGGCGTTGCGGGCGGAGTGA